From Malus sylvestris chromosome 1, drMalSylv7.2, whole genome shotgun sequence:
AGGACATTTACGTAATTTTATCATCTATTTTGAACATGCAAGGAAACGGCGGGGGTGTGGGGTGCTTACCACTAACCGCCATAACCGTCTTTACGTGGTAGTGGGATAAGATTTCCACTGTTTTTCATACACAATTTAGATGACCAATTAGAAACGTGAACACCGTAATCAGGCCCTTCATTTTTCATCATCTTTGATCCTTAATGGTCCCATAATCTAAGTactttgattcaacggctagcTTTAATTCACCAGTTACGTTTCCATAAGGTGCGCCGTGTGCATGCATACCCTAGCATGCTCgagatttaaaaataaaataaaaaaataaataactcaTACCTCAAAAGTTCATATTCCATAATCTCATTTTTTCCAAGAAACCCAATTAATTTCCGGAAGAAGATTTTGTTTCCCATCGGAGTGAAGAAAATTGAGAGatttattttgttgaaaaatggCGAGGCAAAAGCAAAACGATGGAGCATACATCAGGAAAGGGCCATGGACTGCTGAGGAAGATGAGGTGCTCATAAGTCATGTGAAGAGAAATGGTCCTAGAGACTGGAGCTCCATTCGATCCAAAGGACTCTTGCCGCGAACTGGAAAATCATGCCGGCTCAGATGGGTTAATAAGCTCCAACCGAACTTGAAGACGTAAGTAAGCCCTAAGAATCCTTGGAATATTATATAGATATCAGACactaattagtttttgtaagttcAGTTGATGAGTGTTCATTAATTTGTTATGTTCACGCTTTTGTTGATTATTCGTGGGTTTTTGGCAATTTAGTTGTTGTAATCTGTATTTTCTTGGTTAAGATTGACGCTGACAAAAAATGTGAACTTGAACTTTTACAACAAAGTGGATGCAAGTTTTCTGCAGAGGAGGAGAGGATGGTGATACAACTGCAAGCGCAATTCGGGAACAAGTGGGCGAAAATCGCGACGTATCTGCAAGGCAGAACGGACAATGATGTGAAGAATTTCTGGAGCGCTCGGCGAAAGAGGTTTGAGAGGATTCTGCAGAAATCGACATCCTCAAACTCCccaaaaaacaaagggaagagccTTGTGCATCATGAATTTCCAGTGGATAAGGTAAGCTAGCATTGTTCTCAAATTTCCAAGACAACTTTTTCAAATTAACAATTGTGAATTCTCAGGTTTCTTCTCATCCAAGCAATTGCTTTTTGAATTCTGAAGAGTTGGGAATGGTGGATCTACCGGATTTGGTGAAAGCGAACCAACTGCTGAATGTGGAAGCAGAGCAGCAGCCCATGCTTGAGGCCACGCCGATTAATATGATCCCGTCTTCTGATTTCCCACCACACTTAT
This genomic window contains:
- the LOC126630567 gene encoding transcription factor DUO1-like — protein: MARQKQNDGAYIRKGPWTAEEDEVLISHVKRNGPRDWSSIRSKGLLPRTGKSCRLRWVNKLQPNLKTGCKFSAEEERMVIQLQAQFGNKWAKIATYLQGRTDNDVKNFWSARRKRFERILQKSTSSNSPKNKGKSLVHHEFPVDKVSSHPSNCFLNSEELGMVDLPDLVKANQLLNVEAEQQPMLEATPINMIPSSDFPPHLSLSQLPQPQLDLSFLSGCKEIDQDPIVLNLLDVFGQDIPPLGLEENVQGNKLGELKDLSTPDIFFDEFPPEMLDYLETLTSSSEL